A genome region from Rhodothermus sp. includes the following:
- the rplC gene encoding 50S ribosomal protein L3 — MSGMLGRKIGMTQVFDEAGNCIPCTIIQAEPNAVVQVKTAEGKDGYDAVQLGYGERKPKRTTKAMRGHFEKAGVSPKRVLREFKNFVLDVKPGDEVRLEQLFEEGELIDVVGVSKGRGFQGVVKRHGFSGVGTRTHGQHNRERAPGSIGASSFPSHVFKGMRMAGRMGNQRVKVKNLQVVRIFPEQNLILVKGAVPGPRNGIVELHKKVQ; from the coding sequence ATGAGTGGAATGCTTGGAAGAAAAATCGGAATGACCCAGGTCTTTGACGAGGCCGGAAACTGCATTCCCTGCACCATCATTCAGGCTGAGCCGAACGCGGTGGTGCAGGTGAAAACGGCCGAAGGCAAAGACGGGTATGATGCCGTGCAATTGGGCTATGGCGAACGCAAGCCCAAACGCACCACCAAAGCCATGCGCGGCCATTTTGAGAAAGCCGGGGTTTCGCCCAAACGGGTGCTTCGTGAGTTCAAAAACTTTGTCCTGGACGTAAAACCCGGCGATGAGGTGCGTCTTGAGCAACTCTTTGAAGAAGGAGAGCTCATTGACGTGGTGGGCGTCTCGAAAGGCCGGGGCTTTCAGGGGGTGGTCAAGCGCCACGGATTCAGTGGCGTAGGCACCCGCACGCACGGCCAGCATAACCGGGAACGGGCACCCGGTTCGATTGGAGCCTCTTCGTTCCCTTCGCATGTATTCAAAGGCATGCGCATGGCTGGACGCATGGGCAACCAGCGGGTGAAGGTGAAAAACCTGCAGGTGGTGCGCATCTTCCCTGAACAAAACCTGATACTGGTCAAAGGTGCCGTTCCGGGCCCCCGTAACGGCATCGTCGAGTTGCACAAGAAGGTCCAGTAG
- the rpsJ gene encoding 30S ribosomal protein S10 — protein sequence MASQKIRIKLKSYDHTLIDKSAEKIIRTVKATGAVVSGPIPLPTERTVITVLRSPHIDKESREQFEIRRHKRLIDILSTSSKTVDALMKLELPSGVDVEIKV from the coding sequence ATGGCCAGCCAGAAGATCCGTATCAAACTGAAGTCCTACGACCATACGCTGATCGACAAGAGTGCGGAGAAGATCATCCGCACCGTGAAGGCAACAGGCGCTGTGGTGAGTGGGCCGATTCCCCTGCCCACCGAGCGCACGGTCATCACGGTGCTGCGGAGCCCACATATTGACAAGGAGAGCCGCGAGCAGTTTGAAATTCGCCGTCATAAGCGGCTCATTGACATCTTGTCGACCAGCAGCAAGACCGTCGACGCCTTGATGAAGCTGGAGCTGCCCAGCGGCGTCGATGTAGAGATCAAGGTGTAA